In Herpetosiphon gulosus, one genomic interval encodes:
- a CDS encoding PP2C family protein-serine/threonine phosphatase → MKVRIPLIIKVLLPLQVIIIATLVFAGLSFYRETNQRWQREMDTRLARVVELIAREIDPALLSQIDAPADLYTEAYTTLQKQLVQAQTAANVGFIGILRRDIKTHRLYYWVDVDNTGINYPFFYDTPEHWAAFEDGKRHAVRYADEFGSYYGLVAPIVVNDAQGQPYVIAIVEASLSVEARDLTQQSLINQLLPLIIGGSLVAIACAWLATVFVVNRPLQRLKHGALQLADGHLGHTLPDDQRVTDELTDLTRTFNLMSQRIAKLYTEQSERERMLSELQIARNVQQALLPKHLPSVAGLEVAAICLPQRETSGDFYGVIAQGSNTVDLMIGDVSGKSVPAALVMVATYSTLRALAGTQATPAMILDQTNTSLVQNIPRSMFAAVSYARIDALARTLVWANAGQVYPFLIHNSRNQPEFPEYLIGRGQSLPLGITPLIQYEDSPIQCNHGDMLLFFTDGIVEAMNSSDEMYGFERLEDLVRSLPADIHAQTLLDAVLNDVQDFANHTEQHDDITMLAVKFV, encoded by the coding sequence ATGAAAGTGCGTATTCCACTGATTATCAAAGTGTTGTTGCCGCTCCAAGTGATCATTATTGCAACGCTGGTCTTTGCTGGCCTGAGCTTCTATCGCGAAACCAATCAGCGCTGGCAACGTGAGATGGATACGCGTCTGGCGCGGGTAGTTGAATTAATTGCCCGTGAAATTGACCCAGCCTTGCTGAGCCAAATTGATGCGCCAGCTGATTTATATACCGAAGCCTATACCACGCTGCAAAAGCAATTGGTCCAAGCTCAAACTGCCGCCAACGTAGGCTTTATCGGCATTTTACGTCGCGATATCAAAACCCATCGTTTGTATTATTGGGTCGATGTTGATAATACAGGGATCAACTATCCCTTCTTCTACGATACACCTGAGCACTGGGCGGCCTTTGAAGATGGTAAGCGCCATGCCGTGCGCTATGCCGATGAATTTGGCTCGTACTATGGGTTGGTTGCGCCAATCGTGGTCAACGATGCCCAAGGTCAGCCCTATGTAATTGCGATTGTCGAGGCTTCGCTTTCGGTTGAGGCGCGTGATTTGACCCAGCAATCGCTAATTAACCAATTATTGCCATTGATTATTGGTGGCAGTCTGGTGGCGATTGCCTGTGCTTGGCTGGCGACGGTTTTTGTGGTCAATCGGCCACTTCAGCGCTTGAAACATGGTGCATTGCAACTTGCCGACGGCCATTTGGGCCATACCCTGCCTGATGATCAACGGGTTACTGATGAATTAACCGACTTAACCCGAACGTTTAATCTTATGTCGCAGCGCATCGCCAAACTCTATACCGAGCAAAGCGAACGCGAACGGATGTTGAGCGAGTTGCAAATTGCACGAAATGTGCAACAAGCGCTGTTGCCAAAGCATTTACCTAGTGTTGCTGGGCTTGAAGTTGCCGCGATTTGTTTGCCCCAACGTGAAACCTCAGGCGATTTTTATGGTGTGATTGCTCAAGGCAGCAACACCGTTGATCTGATGATTGGCGATGTTTCGGGCAAGAGCGTGCCTGCTGCCTTAGTGATGGTCGCCACCTATAGCACCCTCCGCGCCTTGGCTGGCACCCAAGCCACTCCAGCCATGATTCTTGATCAAACCAACACCAGTTTGGTACAAAATATTCCTCGTAGTATGTTTGCGGCGGTGAGCTATGCCCGCATCGATGCCTTGGCTCGCACCTTGGTTTGGGCTAATGCTGGCCAGGTTTATCCATTTTTAATTCATAACAGCCGCAATCAGCCCGAATTTCCCGAATATTTGATTGGGCGCGGCCAATCGTTGCCACTTGGCATCACGCCATTAATTCAATATGAAGATAGCCCAATTCAGTGTAATCATGGCGATATGCTATTGTTCTTCACTGATGGGATTGTTGAGGCCATGAATAGCAGTGATGAGATGTATGGTTTCGAGCGTTTGGAAGATTTGGTGCGCTCGTTGCCTGCCGATATTCATGCCCAAACCTTGCTCGATGCTGTGCTCAACGATGTGCAAGACTTTGCCAACCATACCGAGCAGCACGACGATATTACGATGCTGGCCGTGAAGTTTGTGTAG
- a CDS encoding NHL repeat-containing protein: MRRCLSFLLVGLLAGCSQQPQHLLRPNGVAVASDQQIYVTDRGNYRIAQLNSTGQIAASIGVFGVGPSNIHSGWDLGRDSSGRLYIGNFIYNDEATLVHDGVRSFEPDGSFVREFGGNDYDPAMDEPTNEPYGVTVDSADRIWVANYKANRVVVYHRDGQQLAEFFGEFGNGNEQFSGISDLVVDRERRHVYVVDSFNGRIQEFSLHEAGDTISLQFLRVIGRYGSNLGEFSYPLNIALDQATGDIYVGDMGNQRIQRLTHDGQPITAFAPDLERWQVFGLAFYNNHVYAADAYNNTIWRFNADGSNPQRLGSEQ, from the coding sequence ATGCGTCGCTGTCTTTCATTCTTGCTTGTGGGGTTGTTGGCTGGCTGTAGTCAGCAACCTCAACACTTGCTGCGTCCAAATGGCGTTGCTGTTGCCAGCGATCAACAAATTTATGTGACCGATCGCGGCAATTATCGCATCGCTCAGCTCAACTCCACTGGCCAAATTGCTGCCAGCATTGGGGTTTTTGGGGTTGGCCCAAGCAATATTCACTCTGGCTGGGATCTGGGGCGCGATAGTTCTGGCCGTTTGTATATTGGCAATTTTATCTATAATGATGAAGCGACGCTGGTGCACGATGGGGTGCGCAGCTTCGAGCCTGATGGTTCGTTTGTGCGCGAATTCGGTGGCAACGATTATGATCCAGCCATGGATGAGCCAACCAACGAACCCTATGGCGTGACCGTTGATAGTGCCGACCGGATTTGGGTTGCCAATTACAAAGCCAATCGGGTGGTGGTCTATCATCGTGATGGTCAGCAATTGGCTGAATTTTTTGGCGAGTTTGGTAATGGCAACGAACAATTTAGCGGCATCAGCGATTTAGTCGTTGATCGCGAACGTCGCCATGTGTATGTGGTCGATTCGTTCAATGGCCGAATTCAAGAATTTTCGTTGCACGAAGCTGGCGATACAATTTCATTGCAATTTTTGCGGGTAATTGGCCGCTATGGCAGCAATCTTGGTGAATTTTCCTACCCACTCAATATTGCGCTCGATCAAGCGACGGGCGATATTTATGTTGGCGATATGGGCAATCAGCGGATTCAACGCCTAACCCACGATGGTCAGCCAATCACTGCCTTTGCGCCTGATCTTGAGCGTTGGCAAGTCTTTGGCTTGGCGTTTTACAACAATCATGTTTATGCTGCCGATGCCTACAACAATACCATTTGGCGCTTCAATGCCGATGGTAGCAATCCACAACGCTTGGGGAGCGAGCAATGA
- the cas6 gene encoding CRISPR system precrRNA processing endoribonuclease RAMP protein Cas6, translated as MELLPDLPLVHLRFVYRFMAETRLPRWKGALLRGGWGRALSKVFCIPTCENVNDCQVACPYRNLFAPEAPPNQLVGVREAPRPFIVRPPLDEQTQFSIGDRLSFDLILIGSAERHVIPIIAAFEHLGRLGLGEDRALAELTQVDSFSSQRQQFIPLLKDGQWFGMAAQLQPQFFLDHAQRFASRWQLQFVTPTRLKQHGQLARQFDLPLIVGAALRRMQQMNSLYGTKPWNCDLDQLFNQARAAQFEAANTRWVEWGRTSAATGQNMQFGGVVGTIDFSRVTPALTALLLMASALHIGKAAVFGNGWFRLR; from the coding sequence ATGGAACTTTTGCCAGATTTACCACTGGTTCATTTACGCTTTGTTTATCGCTTTATGGCTGAAACCCGCTTGCCACGTTGGAAGGGGGCACTATTGCGCGGTGGCTGGGGTCGCGCCCTGAGCAAAGTTTTTTGCATTCCAACCTGTGAGAATGTGAATGATTGTCAAGTCGCCTGCCCCTATCGCAACCTTTTTGCCCCAGAAGCACCGCCAAATCAATTAGTTGGGGTACGCGAAGCACCACGGCCATTTATTGTACGCCCACCACTCGATGAACAAACCCAGTTTAGCATTGGCGATCGATTAAGCTTTGATTTAATTTTGATTGGCTCGGCTGAACGCCATGTCATTCCGATTATTGCGGCCTTTGAGCATTTGGGTCGTTTAGGTCTAGGCGAAGATCGGGCGCTGGCTGAGTTGACCCAAGTTGATAGTTTTTCCAGCCAGCGTCAGCAATTCATACCATTATTAAAGGATGGTCAATGGTTTGGAATGGCGGCGCAGCTTCAACCGCAATTTTTTCTTGATCATGCTCAGCGTTTTGCGAGCCGCTGGCAGTTGCAGTTTGTTACGCCAACCCGCCTCAAACAGCATGGCCAGTTGGCGCGACAATTCGATTTACCGTTGATTGTGGGTGCTGCCCTACGGCGTATGCAACAAATGAATAGCTTATATGGCACAAAACCCTGGAATTGCGATCTTGATCAATTATTTAACCAAGCGCGGGCTGCGCAATTTGAGGCCGCTAACACTCGTTGGGTTGAATGGGGTCGAACCTCGGCGGCAACTGGCCAAAATATGCAGTTTGGCGGAGTCGTTGGTACAATCGATTTTTCGCGGGTTACACCCGCATTAACTGCCCTGTTGCTCATGGCCTCGGCGCTGCATATTGGCAAAGCTGCGGTTTTTGGCAATGGCTGGTTTCGGTTACGCTGA
- the malQ gene encoding 4-alpha-glucanotransferase, whose product MTFERAAGILLHPTSLHGRYGIGDLGSEAYQFVDWLQAAGARLWQILPLGPTGYGDSPYQCFSAFAGNHMLISPDYLARINLLAEWDLAQLTHLPAEAVDFGAVIPAKLQLLRTAFENFKAQADDRGFSAFCVAEHAWLDDYALFMACKAAHGGASWTTWDQAIALHEPAAVVEWGNKLADDVQFHKFLQWAFFSQWDALKHYANERDIKIVGDIPIFVAHDSADVWANRSLFLLHPDGNPVDIAGVPPDYFSATGQRWGNPLYRWDVMAQDGYQWWQQRISASLRTVDIVRVDHFRGFAGYWAVPASEETAVNGEWRRGPGADFFQAISHAFGSLPLIAEDLGMITPDVYQLRDQFTLPGMRILQFAFTSGAFQSNFLPHTYVPNTVAYTGSHDNDTSRGWYTSAGPEEQHRARTYLYCSEDAIVWTMIRTLYASVADTVIIPMQDALDLGSEARMNRPGYTGGNWAWRIKPDQLSYDLARSLYGLAEVYGRLAQPAISNELDPNAPPYFDLQETSEL is encoded by the coding sequence ATGACCTTCGAACGTGCTGCGGGGATTCTTCTGCACCCCACTTCGTTGCATGGTCGCTATGGAATTGGCGATCTTGGTAGCGAGGCTTACCAATTTGTGGATTGGCTACAAGCGGCTGGCGCACGGCTGTGGCAAATTTTGCCGCTCGGCCCAACTGGCTATGGCGATTCACCCTATCAATGTTTTTCGGCGTTTGCTGGCAACCATATGCTGATTAGTCCCGATTATTTGGCTCGGATCAATTTGCTAGCCGAATGGGATTTGGCGCAACTCACGCATTTGCCTGCCGAAGCTGTCGATTTTGGTGCGGTGATTCCGGCCAAATTGCAACTTTTGCGCACCGCCTTTGAAAATTTCAAAGCTCAAGCTGATGATCGTGGTTTTAGCGCGTTTTGTGTTGCCGAACACGCATGGCTCGACGATTATGCCTTGTTTATGGCCTGTAAAGCAGCCCATGGCGGCGCTTCCTGGACGACGTGGGATCAGGCAATTGCCTTGCATGAGCCAGCAGCGGTCGTCGAGTGGGGCAACAAATTAGCTGATGATGTGCAGTTCCATAAGTTTTTGCAGTGGGCCTTTTTTAGCCAATGGGATGCTTTGAAGCATTATGCCAACGAGCGTGATATCAAAATTGTTGGCGATATTCCGATTTTTGTGGCTCACGATAGCGCCGATGTTTGGGCTAATCGTAGCCTGTTTTTGCTGCATCCCGATGGCAATCCAGTTGATATTGCGGGCGTGCCACCAGATTATTTTTCGGCAACAGGCCAGCGCTGGGGCAACCCGCTCTATCGTTGGGATGTGATGGCCCAAGATGGCTATCAGTGGTGGCAACAGCGAATTAGCGCCAGTTTGCGCACCGTCGATATCGTGCGGGTTGATCACTTCCGGGGCTTTGCTGGCTATTGGGCTGTACCAGCAAGCGAAGAAACCGCAGTCAATGGCGAATGGCGACGTGGTCCAGGTGCAGATTTCTTCCAAGCGATTAGCCATGCTTTTGGCAGCTTGCCGTTGATCGCCGAAGATTTAGGCATGATCACGCCTGATGTGTATCAATTGCGCGATCAATTTACCCTACCAGGCATGCGAATTTTGCAATTTGCCTTCACCTCAGGAGCCTTCCAATCGAACTTCTTGCCGCATACCTATGTGCCAAATACCGTCGCCTACACTGGCTCACACGATAACGATACCTCGCGTGGCTGGTACACTAGTGCTGGGCCAGAAGAACAGCATCGTGCCCGCACCTATTTGTATTGTAGCGAGGATGCGATAGTTTGGACAATGATTCGCACCTTATATGCCTCGGTGGCTGATACTGTGATCATTCCCATGCAAGATGCACTTGATCTGGGCAGCGAAGCTCGCATGAATCGGCCTGGTTATACTGGTGGCAATTGGGCATGGCGTATCAAGCCCGATCAGCTATCCTACGATTTAGCTCGTTCGCTTTATGGGCTGGCCGAAGTGTATGGGCGCTTGGCTCAGCCAGCGATCAGCAATGAGCTTGATCCCAATGCTCCGCCCTATTTTGACCTACAAGAAACCAGCGAACTATGA
- a CDS encoding peptidoglycan recognition family protein gives MQFDTSYLNKTPNKTARNTTSFKPEFVILHETAGYGSLEWNLRPEVRSSYNYLIARDGKTYHYVNEKAYIAWHAGVRSWARGYSGGEINIYSIGVEVEGPNDGTPITTAQTKSLVELIRYFRDTYAIPINRDYFFAHSTVAPGYKDDPRGYSVEYTLKLLDESSPPSVGPRPNTLGAQLRNEVYKLAKGEYRPDWMFHQYAFKNKLGSPIRVGMDFSVKGVRYTGEVYGRDVVISPYNQWDIVLRANDLTDQDVYNALMQFTYGALGVDYRPDQAFYQFISRPPRKVVGVPLGNSSRLQAGDGAAYAAQIFSLDALYTPIAATGSTNWSVVKQLSAIVAAQNASAADATLRETINRAMYSRINTSFDAKLPFIKKALEAKLGAPLSSQRRWSYRNNEYLYVVYAGDTLFALANKPAEVRLLSEQAD, from the coding sequence ATGCAGTTTGATACCTCGTATCTCAACAAAACCCCCAACAAAACCGCCCGTAACACCACTAGTTTCAAGCCCGAATTTGTGATTTTGCACGAAACGGCGGGCTATGGGTCACTCGAATGGAACCTGCGGCCAGAAGTTCGCTCAAGTTATAACTATCTAATTGCGCGTGATGGTAAAACCTATCACTACGTCAATGAAAAAGCCTATATCGCTTGGCATGCTGGGGTGCGCAGTTGGGCACGCGGCTACAGTGGCGGCGAAATCAATATCTATTCGATTGGGGTCGAAGTTGAGGGGCCAAATGATGGTACGCCGATCACCACCGCTCAAACCAAGTCACTCGTCGAGTTAATTCGCTATTTTCGTGATACCTATGCAATTCCGATTAATCGCGACTATTTCTTTGCCCATAGCACGGTTGCGCCTGGCTATAAAGATGACCCACGCGGCTATAGCGTTGAATATACCTTGAAATTGCTTGATGAAAGTAGCCCACCCAGCGTTGGCCCACGCCCCAACACCCTCGGCGCACAATTGCGCAACGAGGTTTATAAACTGGCCAAGGGCGAATATCGACCTGATTGGATGTTTCATCAATATGCCTTCAAAAACAAACTTGGCTCGCCGATTCGGGTTGGCATGGATTTTAGTGTGAAAGGCGTGCGCTACACAGGCGAGGTCTATGGCCGCGATGTTGTGATTAGCCCATACAATCAATGGGATATTGTGCTGCGCGCCAACGATCTGACCGATCAAGATGTTTACAACGCCCTGATGCAATTTACCTATGGGGCGTTGGGCGTGGATTATCGACCAGATCAAGCCTTTTATCAATTTATTAGCCGACCGCCACGGAAGGTGGTGGGTGTGCCGTTGGGCAATAGCAGCCGTTTGCAAGCTGGCGATGGCGCGGCCTATGCGGCTCAAATTTTCTCGCTTGATGCGCTGTATACGCCGATTGCCGCTACAGGCTCAACCAATTGGTCGGTAGTCAAACAACTTAGTGCGATTGTGGCCGCTCAAAATGCCTCAGCCGCCGATGCCACCCTGCGCGAAACGATCAATCGAGCCATGTATAGCCGTATCAATACCAGTTTCGATGCTAAGTTGCCCTTTATCAAAAAAGCTTTAGAAGCCAAACTTGGTGCACCATTGTCGAGCCAACGGCGTTGGAGCTATCGCAACAATGAATATTTGTATGTGGTGTATGCTGGCGATACGCTGTTTGCGCTGGCCAACAAACCCGCTGAAGTCCGCCTATTGAGCGAACAGGCCGATTAA
- a CDS encoding NB-ARC domain-containing protein, with the protein MHQPDPETLQRAYAQFAKLPLKRIPKRQQPAPESWLPLHPANTFIGREFYLRQLAQAMASRDATESTPAVVITGMGGMGKTSLALEFAHRYGHYFAGGVFWINADDTNSVRCIVLPSLDAIWRKIYHARDLKLAEWEQRLTEVQAFFNNPIPRLLIFDNCENEALLEMYRPSPSSGCRILVTSRNSTWSASNIHQLPLDVLEPRESCGLLQRLVPRLNLAEAAQLAEAVSYLPLALYLVGYALGKLEPTLAPIRYLERLQQALLDELELNAQDLAEIEYRSATNYQSIIAATVWINYDLLVKAKTGGDLLKLRRLLSLLACCAPNLPIPLSALGFATGFSQRMLNRLLRQLARAGFIQASDQPQIHGLIAVVIRSLEHEQLGVATAAMNHGLIKASKIACEEWAMQTLSELEPHLYHRYYHEGERPIYAGQLLNQLALIASRRGD; encoded by the coding sequence ATGCACCAGCCAGATCCTGAAACGTTGCAACGAGCATATGCACAATTCGCTAAATTGCCGCTCAAGCGGATTCCCAAGCGCCAGCAACCTGCGCCTGAATCGTGGCTGCCTTTGCATCCGGCGAATACCTTTATTGGACGTGAATTTTACTTGCGCCAGTTGGCTCAGGCCATGGCTAGCCGCGATGCAACCGAAAGCACTCCAGCAGTGGTGATCACTGGCATGGGTGGTATGGGTAAAACCAGCCTAGCCCTTGAGTTTGCTCATCGATATGGGCATTACTTTGCAGGCGGCGTTTTTTGGATTAACGCCGATGATACTAATTCAGTTCGCTGTATTGTGTTGCCCAGTCTCGACGCAATTTGGCGCAAAATCTACCATGCACGAGATCTCAAGTTGGCTGAATGGGAACAGCGTTTGACTGAGGTACAAGCTTTTTTTAATAATCCCATCCCCCGTTTATTGATCTTCGATAACTGCGAAAATGAGGCTTTGCTCGAAATGTATCGGCCTTCACCAAGCAGTGGCTGTCGAATTTTGGTAACAAGTCGTAACAGCACATGGTCAGCCAGCAATATTCACCAATTGCCCCTTGATGTGCTTGAGCCACGCGAAAGTTGTGGATTGCTCCAGCGTTTGGTGCCGCGACTTAATCTAGCTGAGGCTGCTCAATTGGCTGAGGCGGTTAGTTATTTGCCTTTGGCGCTTTATTTAGTTGGTTATGCCTTAGGCAAACTTGAGCCAACCCTTGCACCCATCCGTTACCTTGAGCGACTTCAGCAGGCTTTGCTCGATGAGCTTGAACTGAATGCCCAGGATTTAGCTGAGATTGAATATCGTTCAGCGACCAATTATCAATCGATCATCGCTGCTACCGTGTGGATTAACTATGATTTGTTGGTTAAAGCAAAGACTGGTGGCGATTTGCTTAAACTGCGGCGTTTGCTAAGTTTGTTGGCCTGTTGCGCACCAAATCTGCCGATTCCATTGAGCGCTCTGGGCTTTGCAACTGGATTCAGTCAGCGTATGCTCAATCGGCTCTTGCGTCAATTAGCGCGAGCTGGCTTTATTCAGGCTAGCGATCAACCGCAAATACATGGCTTGATCGCCGTCGTCATTCGTTCGCTTGAACATGAGCAGCTGGGGGTTGCTACTGCTGCCATGAATCATGGCCTGATCAAAGCTAGCAAAATTGCCTGTGAAGAATGGGCAATGCAAACCCTGAGTGAGCTTGAGCCTCATTTGTATCATCGCTATTATCACGAAGGCGAGCGCCCAATTTACGCTGGGCAATTATTGAATCAATTGGCGCTGATTGCCAGCCGACGTGGCGATTAG
- a CDS encoding cyanovirin gives MSVQEQAKEYVPAGSYQRTSQNINVTITALCQKNDGSWVQSPPLSYSANQAGTITDLANMNGVLTLFTDNPANHNVSDNLGPFVPAGSYQRTSQQVSVTLNAVCQKIDGQWVPSQPLNYTAEQAANANDIANRDGNLRLE, from the coding sequence ATGTCAGTGCAAGAACAAGCCAAAGAATATGTTCCAGCAGGTTCCTACCAACGTACTAGCCAAAACATTAATGTAACAATTACCGCGCTTTGTCAAAAGAATGATGGCAGTTGGGTGCAATCGCCGCCGTTGAGCTATTCGGCTAACCAAGCTGGCACAATTACCGATTTGGCCAATATGAACGGGGTTTTGACCTTGTTCACCGATAATCCAGCCAACCATAATGTCTCGGATAATTTGGGGCCATTCGTGCCAGCTGGCTCATATCAACGCACCAGTCAACAAGTAAGCGTTACATTAAATGCGGTTTGCCAAAAAATTGATGGGCAATGGGTTCCCTCACAACCCCTGAACTACACCGCTGAACAGGCTGCCAATGCCAACGATATTGCCAATCGTGATGGTAATCTGCGTCTAGAGTAA
- a CDS encoding carboxypeptidase M32, producing the protein MSQALEQLREHLATIRDLNHTAGLLSWDQRTQMPRGGSSTRAEQLATISRISHELFTGEKTLKLLDAVNVTDLPPDSDDARLISHTRYNYERSSKLPAEFVAKQSRVRALAGKVWEDARANSDFGQFQPHLETIVEMVREQTEFLGYDEHPYDSLLNSYERGLTTNQAIGLFEELKAGTVPLVLKIAAMGDDGRDAPLHGNYPEALQEEFGKKVTVRYGYDWNRGRQDRSTHPFCSNFGRNDVRITTRFNPNWLSPALFGTLHETGHALYEQNIKPELDRTPLGRGTSLGVHESQSRMWENIVGRSRPFWEFFYSDLQATFPEPLAKVELESFYRAVNAVKPSLIRVEADELTYNLHILLRMELEIALVEGTLKVADLPEAWNSKMQAYLGITPPNDAEGVLQDIHWSGMMFGYFPTYTIGNVLSVQLFDTAIAKHPEIWDEMRQGQFGTLLGWMREHIHQHGSKFLPNELIKRATGRPMDAAPYVKYLQTKFAELY; encoded by the coding sequence ATGAGCCAAGCCCTTGAGCAACTTCGTGAACATCTGGCGACGATTCGCGATCTCAACCATACTGCTGGATTACTGTCATGGGATCAGCGTACCCAAATGCCACGCGGCGGATCGAGCACTCGCGCCGAACAGTTGGCTACGATTAGTCGGATTTCGCACGAGCTATTTACTGGCGAAAAAACGCTTAAATTGCTCGATGCAGTCAACGTTACCGATTTGCCACCCGACTCTGATGATGCCCGTTTGATCAGTCATACGCGCTACAACTACGAGCGTTCGAGCAAGTTGCCTGCTGAATTTGTGGCCAAACAATCGCGGGTACGGGCTTTGGCGGGTAAAGTTTGGGAAGATGCTCGCGCCAACTCCGATTTTGGTCAGTTTCAACCCCATCTTGAAACGATTGTTGAGATGGTGCGCGAACAAACCGAATTCTTGGGCTACGACGAACATCCCTACGATTCCTTGCTTAATAGCTATGAACGTGGTTTAACCACCAATCAAGCCATTGGCCTGTTCGAAGAGTTGAAGGCTGGCACTGTGCCGTTGGTGCTGAAAATTGCCGCCATGGGCGACGATGGCCGCGATGCCCCGTTACATGGCAATTATCCTGAAGCCTTGCAAGAAGAGTTTGGCAAAAAGGTGACCGTGCGCTATGGCTACGATTGGAATCGCGGTCGTCAAGATCGTAGTACCCATCCATTTTGTAGCAACTTTGGCCGCAACGACGTGCGGATCACCACGCGCTTTAATCCCAATTGGCTCTCACCAGCCTTGTTCGGCACGCTGCATGAGACTGGCCATGCGCTATATGAACAAAACATCAAGCCCGAACTTGATCGCACGCCACTTGGGCGAGGCACATCGTTAGGTGTACACGAATCGCAATCACGTATGTGGGAAAACATTGTTGGGCGTTCGCGGCCATTCTGGGAATTTTTCTACAGCGATTTGCAGGCAACCTTTCCCGAGCCATTAGCCAAGGTCGAACTAGAAAGCTTCTATCGCGCGGTCAATGCGGTTAAGCCCTCGTTGATTCGGGTTGAAGCCGACGAACTGACCTACAATTTGCATATTTTGTTGCGTATGGAATTGGAAATTGCTCTAGTTGAAGGCACGCTCAAAGTTGCCGATTTGCCGGAAGCCTGGAATTCCAAAATGCAAGCCTATCTTGGCATCACACCACCCAACGATGCCGAGGGTGTCTTGCAAGATATTCACTGGTCGGGCATGATGTTTGGCTACTTCCCAACCTATACCATCGGCAATGTGCTTTCGGTGCAATTGTTCGATACGGCGATCGCCAAGCATCCTGAAATTTGGGATGAAATGCGGCAGGGTCAATTTGGCACATTGCTGGGCTGGATGCGTGAACATATCCATCAACATGGCAGCAAATTCTTGCCCAATGAGTTGATTAAACGGGCCACTGGCCGCCCAATGGATGCTGCACCGTATGTCAAATATTTACAAACAAAATTTGCTGAGTTGTATTAA
- a CDS encoding AraC family transcriptional regulator encodes MTMLDLAPALETKPLLETERRYLAQLLAQHTPQDGRFDLDIPRAYAIRESKPHQRSLPALYQPSICIVAQGAKQLVLGDQTYTYDAEHVLIIAVDLPVAAQITQASVAEPYLCFKLEFDPQRVAELALKVYPQGIPAPTQLRAISIERTNRQLVQAASRLIDLMSQPDEVELLAPLVIDEMIIRLLRSPFGGRLAQIGQTTSRVTPVAQAISWLRRHFAQPLRVEELATLANMSVSTFHLHFKAVTALSPIQFQKTLRLHEARRLLVATALEIGPISQQVGYASLSQFSREYRRYFGCSPTEDLTRLRRSST; translated from the coding sequence ATGACCATGTTGGATCTTGCCCCAGCCCTTGAAACCAAACCCTTGCTGGAAACTGAACGCCGCTATTTGGCTCAATTATTGGCTCAGCATACGCCCCAAGATGGGCGTTTTGACTTGGATATTCCTCGAGCTTATGCCATCCGTGAATCGAAACCGCATCAACGTTCGCTGCCAGCGCTCTATCAGCCAAGCATTTGTATTGTGGCTCAAGGTGCTAAACAACTGGTACTGGGCGATCAGACCTATACTTATGATGCTGAACATGTTTTGATTATTGCGGTCGATTTGCCAGTTGCGGCGCAAATTACCCAAGCCAGTGTTGCCGAGCCGTATTTATGCTTCAAGCTTGAGTTTGATCCACAGCGCGTGGCCGAATTAGCGCTTAAAGTCTATCCGCAGGGCATTCCTGCGCCGACTCAACTGCGGGCAATTTCGATTGAACGCACCAATCGCCAGTTGGTACAGGCTGCGAGCCGCTTGATCGATCTAATGAGCCAGCCCGATGAGGTCGAATTGCTGGCTCCGTTGGTGATCGACGAGATGATTATTCGGTTGTTGCGTAGCCCATTTGGCGGTCGGCTGGCTCAAATTGGCCAAACCACTTCACGGGTTACCCCAGTAGCGCAGGCGATTAGCTGGTTACGCCGCCATTTTGCCCAGCCTTTGCGGGTTGAGGAGCTTGCCACACTGGCGAATATGAGTGTTTCGACTTTTCATTTACACTTTAAGGCGGTTACCGCGCTTAGTCCAATTCAGTTTCAAAAAACCTTGCGTTTGCACGAAGCGCGGCGTTTATTGGTCGCGACAGCATTGGAGATTGGGCCAATCAGCCAGCAAGTTGGCTATGCCAGCCTCTCGCAATTTAGCCGCGAATATCGGCGCTACTTTGGTTGTTCGCCAACCGAGGATTTGACTCGCTTGCGGCGATCAAGCACTTAG